In Raphanus sativus cultivar WK10039 chromosome 5, ASM80110v3, whole genome shotgun sequence, the following proteins share a genomic window:
- the LOC108862155 gene encoding subtilisin-like protease SBT1.8, whose protein sequence is MASPITITLIFLFLLYSAQGKRTYIVRVKHSDKPESFSTHHDWYTSQLKSISTDPLSQSEPGSESPLLYTYTTSFHGFSAFLDTNEAESLLSSSDSILDVFEDPVYTLDTTRTPEFLGLNSEFGVASGYIGHPSNGVIIGVLDTGVWPESKSYDDYGMPEIPSKWKGECESGPDFDSKLCNKKLIGARSFSKGFQMSSGGGFSTKRESVSPRDVDGHGTHTSSTAAGSAVTNASFLGYAAGTARGMATGARVATYKVCWSSGCFGSDILAAMDRAILDGVDVLSLSLGGGSAPYYRDTIAIGSFSAMEKGVFVSCSAGNSGPTRSSVANVAPWVMTVGAGTLDRDFPAYANLGNGKRLVGVSLYSGEGMGTRPLELVYNKGNSSSSNLCLPASLDPATVRGKIVVCDRGVNARVEKGAVVRDAGGLGMIMANTAASGEELVADSHLLPAIAVGKKTGDLLREYIKSESNPTALLVFKGTVLDVRPSPVVAAFSSRGPNTVTPEILKPDVIGPGVNILAAWSDAIGPTGLDKDSRRTQFNIMSGTSMSCPHISGLAGLLKAAHPEWSPSAIKSALMTTAYNLDNTNSPLRDAADNSLSNPHAHGSGHVDPQKALSPGLVYDISTEEYIRFLCSLDYTVDHIVAIVKRPSVNCSKKFSNPGQLNYPSFSVLFGGKRVVRYTREVTNVGAANSVYTVVVSGAPSVGISVKPSKLAFRSVGEKKRYTVTFVSKKGVSLTNKAEYGSITWSNPQHQVRSPVAFSWNRF, encoded by the exons ATGGCTTCTCCCATCACCATCACactcatcttcctcttcctcctctatTCAGCACAAGGCAAACGCACCTACATCGTCCGGGTTAAACACTCTGATAAACCGGAATCTTTCTCAACTCACCACGATTGGTACACTTCGCAACTCAAATCTATCTCCACCGATCCACTGTCACAATCGGAACCGGGATCTGAATCTCCTCTTCTTTACACGTACACAACCTCCTTCCACGGCTTCTCGGCTTTCCTGGACACAAACGAAGCAGAATCCCTCCTCAGCTCCTCCGACTCAATCCTGGATGTCTTCGAAGATCCTGTCTACACGCTGGACACGACACGAACTCCGGAGTTCCTGGGTCTCAATTCAGAGTTCGGTGTTGCTTCAGGGTACATCGGGCACCCCTCTAACGGTGTGATAATCGGAGTCTTAGACACTGGTGTGTGGCCCGAATCCAAGAGCTATGATGATTACGGTATGCCAGAGATTCCTTCCAAGTGGAAAGGAGAGTGTGAATCTGGACCCGATTTCGACTCCAAGCTGTGTAACAAGAAACTGATCGGAGCTAGAAGCTTCTCTAAAGGCTTTCAGATGTCTTCGGGCGGTGGTTTCTCGACCAAACGTGAGTCTGTTTCTCCCCGCGACGTCGACGGACACGGAACACATACTTCCAGCACCGCCGCTGGATCCGCCGTCACGAACGCCAGTTTCCTCGGTTACGCCGCCGGTACGGCCAGAGGGATGGCGACGGGTGCTCGCGTGGCGACTTACAAGGTCTGTTGGAGCAGCGGATGTTTCGGATCCGACATCCTCGCCGCCATGGATCGAGCCATTCTAGACGGCGTCGACGTGCTTTCTCTCTCCCTCGGCGGCGGATCGGCTCCTTACTACCGCGACACCATCGCGATCGGATCCTTTTCGGCTATGGAGAAAGGCGTCTTCGTCTCTTGCTCCGCCGGAAACAGCGGTCCCACTAGATCTTCGGTCGCGAACGTCGCGCCGTGGGTCATGACCGTCGGAGCCGGGACCCTGGACCGCGATTTCCCCGCTTACGCGAACCTCGGAAACGGGAAACGCCTCGTCGGAGTTTCGCTTTACAGCGGAGAAGGGATGGGGACGAGACCGCTCGAGTTGGTTTACAACAAAGGGAACAGCAGCTCCAGCAATCTCTGCCTCCCTGCCTCCCTCGATCCCGCCACGGTGCGTGGCAAGATCGTGGTCTGCGACAGAGGAGTTAACGCTCGTGTTGAGAAAGGAGCCGTTGTGAGAGACGCTGGAGGTTTGGGGATGATAATGGCCAACACGGCGGCGAGTGGTGAGGAGCTTGTCGCCGATAGTCATTTGCTTCCGGCGATTGCTGTGGGGAAGAAGACGGGTGATCTCCTTAGGGAATACATCAAATCGGAATCGAATCCGACCGCTCTTCTTGTGTTTAAAGGAACGGTTCTTGATGTTCGTCCTTCTCCTGTGGTTGCTGCGTTTAGCTCTAGAGGTCCAAACACTGTCACTCCTGAGATCTTGAAACCTGACGTCATTGGTCCTGGAGTTAACATTTTGGCTGCTTGGTCTGATGCTATTGGTCCTACTGGTCTTGACAAGGACTCGAGGAGGACCCAGTTCAACATCATGTCAG GTACGTCAATGTCATGCCCACACATCAGTGGTTTAGCCGGTCTTTTGAAAGCAGCTCACCCTGAGTGGAGTCCAAGCGCCATCAAATCAGCGCTCATGACCACAGCTTACAATCTTGACAACACCAACTCTCCTCTCCGTGATGCTGCAGATAACAGCCTATCCAACCCACACGCTCACGGCTCGGGCCACGTAGATCCTCAAAAGGCTCTCTCGCCGGGTCTTGTCTACGACATCTCGACTGAGGAATACATCAGGTTCTTGTGCTCTCTCGACTACACAGTAGATCACATCGTGGCGATTGTGAAGCGACCAAGCGTTAACTGCTCGAAGAAGTTCTCTAATCCTGGGCAGCTCAATTACCCAAGTTTCTCGGTTTTGTTTGGTGGCAAAAGGGTTGTGCGGTACACCAGGGAGGTAACCAACGTGGGTGCAGCGAACTCGGTTTATACAGTGGTGGTTAGTGGAGCACCTAGTGTTGGGATATCGGTTAAACCATCGAAGCTTGCGTTTAGAAGTGTGGGAGAGAAGAAGAGGTACACGGTCACGTTTGTAAGCAAAAAGGGAGTGAGTTTGACGAACAAGGCTGAGTATGGATCCATCACTTGGAGCAATCCGCAACACCAAGTAAGAAGTCCCGTGGCATTCTCATGGAACCGgttttga